ACTTCCAGCCGAGCGATGTGCAGCCGGGCGAAATCAGTTTCGAGTGGCTGCTGGCCGTTCAGGAGCAGCACGGACCCATTGCCCACTATCGCATCAGCTGTCAGAATGTGGATGACGCTGCCGATACGAGCAGCTATGAGCTGCCCGCGAATGCGACCCAGGCGCGCATCGAACACCTGGTGCCGGGCAACAGCTACATCTTTCGCATTCAGGCTAAATCGGCGCTCGGCTACGGCTACGGCGTAGAGCGTGAGCATCGCCAACTGATGCCCATATTGGCGCCACCGGCGCCAGCACCACACATTATGCCCGTCGAGATGGGGCACAGCAGCACGACCATACAGATACGCTTCCGTCAGAGCTATTTCTCGAATGCGCACGGCCTGGTGCGCTGGTATACGATCATTGTGGCCGAGGATGTTGGCAAGAATGCCTCCGGCCTGGAAATGCCCAGCTGGCAGGATGTGCAGGCGTACACCGTATGGCTGCCCTATCAGGCCATCGAGCCGTACAATCCGTTTGCCAATCTCAGCCTGAGAAGTGCTGGCTTTGAGGATTTCACCATTGGCAGCGCCGGCTGCGAGAAGCATCGCACCGGCTACTGCAATGGCCCGCTCAAATCGGCGACCACGTATCGCATCAAGGTGCGCGCCTTTACGGACGAGGACAAGTTTACGGATACGGTGTACAGTGAACCGATTACCACGGATCGCGACGATGTCCTCTGGCTGGCCAGCACACTGGCCATTGCCGTCTTCGTGCTCTGCCTGTTGACGGCATTGGGCTATTATCGCTATCGCTGCCATAGCATGCGGCGCACCGCCAACAAGCTGGCCCGCATGCCCGACGAGCTGACGGCTTTGCCAGAGGGCTATATAGCGCCGAATAGGCCCATTCATGTCAAGGATTTTGCGGAACACTATCGCCTCATGTCCGCCGATTCGGACTTTCGATTCAGCGAGGAGTTTGAGGAGCTAAAGCATGTGGGCCGCGATCAAGCATGCAGCTTCGCCGATTTACCCTGCAATCGGCCCAAGAATCGATTCACTAACATTTTGCCGTATGATCATTCACGATTCAAGCTACAGCCCGTCGACGATGACGACGGCTCCGATTATATTAATGCCAATTATATGCCGGGCCATAATTCGCCGCGCGAGTTCATCGTCACGCAGGGACCGCTGCATTCAACGCGGGAGGAGTTCTGGCGCATGTGCTGGGAGAGCAACTCCCGGGCGATTGTCATGCTGACGCGCTGCTTTGAGAAGGGGCGCGAGAAGTGCGATCAGTACTGGCCCATCGATCGTGTGCCCATCTTCTATGGGGACATTAAAGTGCAGCTTATTACCGATACGCACTTCCTCGACTGGTCCATAGCCGAGTTTATGGTCTCCAGGGTAAGTGGCAGGGAGAAGCGTTCAAATCCAAGAAGTAATACGATTTTATCCTCActgaatatttttaattttaaacgcTACAATTTGTTAGTTGAAAGTTTCGTGTAGCAAAAAGAAGCTATGTGAAGCGAGAAGCGTTTAGAGAAGCGATAAATTGTGAGAAAAGCTGAATGCAGAAAGAAGCCATTTGAGAATCAATGCGAAGCTAGAAGAGTTTAGAGGAGTTATAAAGATGCATATTCCCATATTAAATGCTTACAGAGAAAACCGAAGAGAGAAGAAGAGTGAGAAGCGATGGAAGAAACGTTTGAAAGAGGCCCCTTGTAAATCATTTCTGATCcttatttttacaaatttttactAGGTAGTTTTGTTACCTTCACGATAAGTATCATGGAGCAGCAATGCAATGCgagaagattttaaaaaacGATAAATATCACTTACCATTAAAACTTTCCATAAGCCGACAAGAAAATCCAAAGAGAGTTAAAAATCCAAAGCGAGAAGCCtgaaaagataaaaaataaagacaaaGCTTTAATATATGTTCGGAAGGAAGCAAAGGCAGAaccaaagaaagaaaacaggCAGTAAAAGTGTCGATTAGATTAGTTATATAAACTGCAAGTCCGTTAGTTTTAGCTAAGATAAGCGCATTAGACCAACAAAGAAAGTTAACAGCTTAATTTCCTTTATTGTACTTTTTAAACTTCTTAATTAAAGTGAGAGAGTTTGTCAGCTAAAGTCAAGGGAGAAGCAATGAGAGAAGCGAAGTCAGCTTTCAGTCAAAGAAAGCTAATAAAGCTTTTTGTAACTTTTAGGGatagcctcaacttttgctttatttcatatagcttCTCGCTTGGCTTCTCTCTGCATTTTACTTCTGTTTCACTCTAAACGCTTCTCTCTTCGCTTTCATATAGAATTGCATCTAATTTTACTCATATTTTTCCCCATTCTCTCTAGAATTGTGAATCGCGTATTATGCGGCACTTTCACTTTACTACCTGGCCGGACTTTGGTGTGCCGGAGCCGCCTCAATCTTTGGTGCGATTTGTGCGCGCCTTCCGTGACGTCATCGGCACCGATATGCGACCCATTATCGTCCACTGTAGCGCCGGAGTGGGCAGATCGGGCACATTCATAGCACTGGATCGAATATTGCAGCACATCAACAAGTCTGACTATGTGGATATCTTTGGCATTGTGTTTGCCATGCGCAAGGGTATATATCTACCTGAatgtttacatatatattaagctGTTTGTCCCGACTGatcgactgactgactgactgttgATTCACGGAAACAACAAGAGCTTGTGTGTTGTTAGCGCGAAGTTTCGTTATGTCGGTTGTAAagggtattattattttgtataaagtAGATATATAATCTGGATGAGTATGAACTAGAAGAAAGACATTTCTTCTTCTCATTTCCATCCATCCTAGCAGATTATTTGGGGATCAAGCACGACTAATGCCCGCTAGAAGACACACCtgtgcacacatatatgtatatatatatttatttattttgagctACTCTAATGCTTCTCGCTTTTCCTCTGGCAGAGCGCGTCTTCATGGTGCAAACGGAGCAGCaatatgtgtgcatacatCAGTGCCTGCTGGCTGTGCTGGAGGGCAAGGAGCATCTGCTTGCCGATTCGCATGAGCTGCACGAGAACGATGGCTATGAGGGTAAGTTGATGCAATCCAGTCTCTTTGCCATGCCCCAAACACGcccaacaaaaaagaaaataaacgcCCCTCGCGTGTCGGACCACGTTCTATGCTCTCTTTCAAAGTTTCAAAGTTGTCGTTTGGTTTGGTGAACGTCGCTGCGGCTGCTAATTTTAATCTCTAACTACCATTGACTAATGCTCTGTACTAAAGCCCCATGCTAagctatatatgtgtatatatgtagtatatatatatatagacaacaacaacaacaacaagaacacaCACAACTTTTGGGTttgcagctgtttttttttttaaatgttttcttttttttatttgtgactaaccaaacaaatttgttataatttaatgaatttcttctttctcttcacacaaacaaacaaacacacacgcgcacacattgtatatcaaacacacacacacacacctgtctaacaacccacacacacacacacacacacacacatacactgcTCTCAACTGCTGCCTTCACAAAATTGTTTGCAACTCACGAATTCAGTGACTAAAATTTACTTAGAGCGCCCCAAGCCACAGCCGCTGcaggccgccgccgccgccgccgctggcaGCAGCCCGTTGCATGCAACGCCGCTGCGTGCCTCGCTGGCCCTCGCCGAGGAGCTGGACAGggagctggaactggaactggagcagcagcatcagcagcagcagctggatgAAGATGATGAAGATGAAGACGATGATCAGCAGCCTTTGAACAATGAGACAACAGCTACGCTGTCcacggccagcagcagcagcagcagcagcaacagcagcagcaacagcagcttaGGCAGCAagagtcagcagcagcaacaacaacaacaactacaacattGTGTACAgcagacagcagcaacaacaacaacaacaacaacaacaacaacaacaaacatttgcacTAGCACTCAATCAGACACAGACACTGAGGATGAGGATGGTGATGGTATTGATAAGAGTCCGCTTTTAGGTTTGTaccataaacaacaacaacaacaacaacaacaaagtgcacCCCCTCCACCCACAAATGGCTACAAGCGCATATACCACCTCCCCCCTTTTTTTGTAGTGTATTCAAAGTAGTttgtcaaaattaaaaaagaaaagaaatcgCACAATATCTAACACTTGTtgtatataaacacacacacttacacttGCTAACTTGTTACTTGTAGTGTAGTGTAGTGTTATTAAAAAGCCTAActaatacacacgcacacacagacacaataCACACGCTAACAACTAACGCCTGGGCAtgttgaaaataatatatatatatatatatatatttatattttttgtgtagcataaatttgtttacaaaaaatcgatagaaatttatttaaaaaattgtgtaaataaaactattaaatatttttatttaaatttattttcacacAGATGACGAAGGTATTGCCGAGACAGGCatatgagagagagagacagagagagagagagagagagggagagtgagagtgagagtgagaggcAGTCAAAACCAGAGAGAGTGAGCTGAAGATATATGAAGACTTGCTGCggatatttatgcatatatatatatttatatatacatatatacaaaatacataattATAAGCCTAGTATaagcacatatatattatatatacacacatcgTATAtgtatagctatatatatatagttaatataacaaacaacaaaaacaaaaaaacacgaaaaaaaTTCTGCCTGTGATGTGCTGGATGTGATTTGTCTAGAATTTTGGCAGAAGCGTTAACAaacccacaacaacaaacaacaaaacaacaagagCCTGCTGAGTCGAGGCTGGGCTAGAAAAAGAGAGCGAGATACAGATGAAAGAGAGAGTATTCTCTCGTTTGCCATACGCGCCTCCAGCCAAGTTAATGCCGCCAATTAGACCAAAACAACAGAGCGTTTAATCTTAAGTTTCAGGTATAATTAGCTATTCTTTAATacttttaaaaacaaaaacacaatacAATACTTCGATTTTTGTATGCGACTATTATTGTAAGCTTAAAGAACAATATATGCtcctatatatgtatagatactAATATGTTTTATACCATATGTTATACCATGAgctagtatttaaaaaaaaaaaaaaaaaacaaaaactattttgtaaattttgtgtgcctgtatatgtatttgtattatcTTAGctctatatacacataaactTTTGTATTAACTATTTAAAGTTCATTTCGAGTTGtattttacttgttttttttttttttttaatttttagttttgcttttgtattttagttaaaatatacatataaatatttaaattgactagttgtgcattttgttgttgctgtttttctcGTTAATGTCGCGTTGTgctcaatcagtcaatcaatcaatcaatcaatctgtGCTTTTTGTATGTATCGATGCTCATTTTAAAGAGTgtgcaataaattatatatatagacatatatcaCAATCGTATTAActgagcaacaacagcaacaaaattgtcATTTTAATGTTGTatagcatttattttttgcattcaAAACAGAAAAGATgaacacaaaaacaagaacagaGTGCAGCACAAGccgaaaacaataaaaaatgctATCGAGAAATGTATATTGTTGAtcattttacttttacttttcacAGCAGAATcgaaaatttacaaaaaaaaaccgcacAGGCAGCAAAAGTTGATTAATTTAGCCGGACAACACGCAAATAGATCAGACGAACGATTGAAGAATCATCAGAAATGTCCTTTCCAGATTCTTAGTAATCGTATAATCATGTAGAAAAGCTTTTCTACATTTTGGTTTCTACAGTCTTCAAACTGCCTTAGATTCTTTTCtcttttataaaatgcatacTCTCATATATTATACGCAAAACAAGACATTTGTTTCGATATcctcgataattatcgattttaagACATAAAGGAAACTAATGGTTTATTGAAAATGTAACAGAGGCATTATCCCCCCATAGTCATTCATTTGAAGACAACATGTTTTGAAGCATAACTCCAAGACCATATAAGCTAGATACATCAAACTTAACATGTATGTCGGTTCAGCTGTAGGCTTCACTCATAAAGAACGCTGCGCAATTTGGATATTACATCCATTCCAACCAAAAATAAGCTAAGCTGGATAGAAGAAGGTTTGTTGCTGGAAACAGGCAGTCGGGTTAGGATCGGGTTTGCTTAAAACAGGTTAACAGCCAGTTCTAAAACTGCAAACGAGATAAAGATTTAGTTAAGCCTGATTTGAATGTGTAGTTGCATGTGCGTACTTTTAGAATTGTTTTCTCTGGTACTGAAAGTTAAAATAGGGCTAGCTGCATATATCCAAGGAATGAAAGgtgttttataatattaaacgGCCGccgaaaagtatgcagcattaAAAGATTGTGTTGCCATAAAAGGCCGCATAATTAGCATGGCGGCGCCACTGAGCAGGCAACATTTGGTTTTGGAATTGTTCTAAATAATATGTGCGCTAATTGCGAGCATTTATCGATAGGCAATTATCGATACGCGCACATTTTTAAAGGCAAAATCGGGCTGAGCCGCGgttcctgttgctgtcgctgtcgttgttgcCGGCGAGTCGGGGCAAACATTTGAGAAATCTTAATAAGCTGGACAAACCAAATAGAGGAGAAATAATCTAGGCAATTATAAGGCCGCAAACTGATACCACAAACAGGCCATGAGTCGCGACTACTTGTTGCAAgttccaaagaaaaatatgttgtcgttgtgtgcgtgtctgcgtgctgcgcgcgcgcgtgtgtgtgtgtgtgtgtgtgtgtgtgtgtgtgtgtgtgtgtgtgtgtgtgtgtgtgtgtcggcaTTCGCTTAAACAAATAAAGCTTGGaactaattgcatttgcaCTTGTTGTGCGATATTTCTATGTTGGAAATTATATGGACACGAGTGCTGCAGGCCCAGACGAGTCACGAATGCCAAATTGACTTTAGttgtgtataccctgtaactaaTTCAAAGGGGTAATATAGCCCATTCGAACAGATTAGAAGAAGAGATGCTAGACTCGTTTGGCTATGTACCCTCTATATAACTCATTGAACAACTGTATACCCTATCTAGATATAGTTTTCTTAAGATAATAAAGAAAGTAGTTATTCCAGCTACTTATACTTAGGTATATAGGTGTTCATGTGTGTGAGAGTAAATGTATTTTAGGCTCCAATTTCAAACCCAAAAACTATAAATACACCTCTAAGACCCATTGACCTTGGAGAAGCGAAAAACCTGCGttataaacaatatttctCTTGTTTTCTTGAGCCTTAACTAATTGCTTAAAGGCACTAAGTAGCGCCACTTTTAAGATACATCCTTGGATTGTTGGCAGGCGCCTTCTACTATAGCAGGATTGCATCACAACAAGTTGATAGAAAAAGTGCCTTATCAAATGCTGCCTATACTGGGTATACTCTAGTCAAGCAGAGCCAGCTAATGCATTCGAAACTTGTTGCCATTTTTTGAGATGAGACACGTCATTTGTCATTTATCTGCGGCCTTTTAGCGTTTGGCTTAATTGACTTCTTCTACAGCGTCTACGAACAGAAATTGCTGTGCCCATAGAATGGAATAGAATAGAACTTTGAAGTCGGCCAGGCATCATCTTTTTAAGCAGCCATGTGTTATGGCCAATACCAATTGGCCATAGCGCGGAACATTTAGCTTCATTACGTCAAACCATTTCAAGTCTTAACCATGGAGCGAAGCTCGCTGTTCGCGTTCGAGTTCGCGTTCGCTCTTCTGGCACTGCAGAACCGTTTTAATTAGATGTAACCATaataaatcaacaacaatCTTTGTCTGtgggtatacatatatatatcatctgtgtgtgtgtgtgtgtgtgtgcgtgtgtgtgtggagcgTGAGCCCAGGACACTTTTTTTGTTCCCATAAGCCACAAGACAAATGACGAGTCCAAGaccaaaccaacaacaacaacaacaacaatcttgGAGATTctctgcagttgttgttgccttcgGTGGATAATGCCGGCTGAACAACAGCTGAGCAACTGTTGAGCAAATGAGCACCTGACATGCGAGACGCCACTTTGGCAAAAATCTTTACAAACTCATGAGTGCGGAGCCAATCCTGAACACAGTTAGCTGGGCAATGTTGGGGAAACACTTAAGAATTAAATTGGGAAATATTAAGTCATTAGACTCCAAGAGAGTTCCTCACATCAGACAATCGTTTTTTTGCGAGAATCAAGCTGTTAAGAACGTTTAAGGATGACGCACAAAGAgtaattgaaaaattgaatgCTCTCCAGACAGACGGTTAGACAGAGAGACGTATGAACTGGACAAGTTGTCAGAGAAAGAAAGAGCAAATTATAAGTTCATATCAATGTATAAAAGACGACGCAAGAACAAGtgaattttaaaaagaaaggagagagagagagggagaaaagagaaaaatataaagataaaGACACAGTGGACATGGAGGCAGAcaaaagagatagagagagataaaGACAGACGGAAATGGTTGAAGGAAAAAATACAGAGAAATAAAGTATTAAAGAAGAGCTATAGATAGTGGTGAGATGGAGAAGGAAAGAAACGAAGGCAGAGAAATAAAGAGGCATAAGAAAGTTCGGGAGTAAGAAACAGATATAGGAAAGTTAAAAGAGTTAGTAAGAGTGAGAggagagaaagacagagagagcgaaagagaaaaAGAGGGAGTGAGATACAAATAGAGAGGCAGTGAGAAACAGGGAAACAATGAAACAGTAAGAAAACTAAAATGTAAGAGAAGCAAATGAATGATACTGATTCAACCTATAGAGCTAagtaaatgatatagtggtttgATATTTAAAGTAGCTTAAATGTTATTATAGAAGCAGGACAGAGAGATCGTATTCAATTGCCAAGATTTGCGAATGCGCATTTGCAATTCGTTGCCGCTTGCTCTGGCAAATGATGCACAGTTTTTGCGGTTCCAAtagatttataaatatatctttatgCATTTAGTAGTTATGTCTTAGCTTTAGGGCATCAGTCAGGCAGTTAGTTAGGCAGGAGCATCTAATCGcgtgcaattgcaatttgatttGGTGGCATCTAATGACACAGATTATGCAGCGATATAAGCCAATGATATGGAGCAGCCAGCTCTTTGGGCTAGTTGGCCAAAATGCTGCCgcttttgttcttgttgttgctgctgttttttttttttttttgttttggctttaaGCTGAGTTTAACCCACATTCGTGGCGCGTTGCTAGCTACCATTTGACAAACGCCTGAgcgcaatgcaaattgcagtcAGCCCCCCTCCCTGCTGTcgccctctctccctctcgccctctcactctctctgtATGTACCTCTCGctatatctctctctttcagaGCGCTGTCTGCAATGTGCGCAGCGCATGCAATTTTCTTGAAACCCTACAACATTACACTTGGACTTGAACTTGCGAATTTGCTAGACGACGAATCAAGCCAACACcaacatgcagcagcagcagaagcagcaacatgcagcagcggcagcaacaccACCAACGCCAGCAGCAATCAGCGGCAAGTGAATGAGCTTAAATTGTCCATGGCTGGCAGAGCGTGCGTTGGTGAGGGGGGTGTCTGCGGTGTGTGTTGCCGTGTTGCAGCTGCATAAGCCGCACAGCTTAGACGTTGGCTGGCCGACTGCCTGcccggctggctggctgcttaCCTGACTTGCCAGATTGTTGCATGTTGTTGCCTGAACGCCCTCAGTACGTTATTATGcggctgttattgttgcaacTAGTTGTTGttactattgttgttgttgttgttgtctggtCGCTCGTCTGTGGAGCATCAAGGCACTGGGGCAGCGAGGCATCAAGTTCGCAACGGGCGACAGCCAGCACGCATACCCAGCAATTGCTGGAGCTGGCAGGCGATaggcggcaggcggcaggcgggAAGCGGGTAGCGGCATGCGGATGAGGCTAAGTTAGAGACTAAGACGGATGCAGAGCAACCGCAGTTACTTTGgttaggcacacacacacacacacacacaaacactcataCGAGTTGCTTAGACAAGCCTCAATTaagttgcaattgcagttgctgctgcctgttgctgcctgctgcctgttgctgcctgctgcctgttgctgcctgctgcctgttgctgctgtgcagcGTTGGCGGCGTAGGAATTTTGCTCGTTGCTGCCCACgcgcgctgctgccgctgctgttgctgataaaGTCCAAAATGATGTACTACCTTCTGCTGGtggtttgttgtttgtgtctTAGTTTTAAGCAGCAGCACACAACAGGAGCGCAGCGCGGGCACCTTAACGGGCCCCAAAAAGGCAACAATATGTAAGAGCCACAGTCGAAAGATACAAGTATGATAAAAATAGGCTATATAAGGTATATTAAAAGCGATCTCTTCTAACTAACACACTTAATGATTGAGGAACTGCAAGCGCTTGGTAGCTGCAACTTTTTAGGGTTGTCATCTCACACTCTTACACAAAACTTTATGGTTTAACATTTCAAGGATCTCTCTGAAAATACAGTTAAgaggtgtttcacacttttcgcagaATCCACCCCGACTGAGCGGAAAATGCATCTCAATAATTTTTAGATAAAGTTTCAAGTATCAACTGGACTGCTTCAAATTTCTTTGAAGCGCAAGTGTGAAATAAGCAAgaaactttttgtttagcaTGCGATCTTAGTGTAAATTCATGAGAAATGTCCTTGTCAATTTTTGATGCCGAAAGTCTAATGGTGAAATATTTAACAGGCAGTTTAGCTGCAAGCTACATTTTGGCAGCCAGATGCATGTTATAGTTGAAGATATGCAAAGTAAAACAATTGCGAGACAATATGACAACATGGTGAGGCAGTTGTTAATGTTAACAGGAGCTTTTGATAAACTGGCTAAATGAACTTTAATAGACTGAGTTGTTAACTATTcgattgatttttattaaccAAATGTTATACCAAGTGTTATGTAAAGAATCTACCAATGGTTCCTATAGGTCGACCTGGTTTGAGATTGAGGATTGAAGACGATTGCTGGCTCTCAGACCAGTTTCATGCTCGATGCTGGAAAAGCGTCGTATCATCTCCTTGCGCAAATCACTTGCATATTCCTTTAGCTCCTCGATCTCAGAGTGGAATTCGCGCAGCTCGTAACGCAGCTGGCGGCTGGTTAGAAATGTATTACTGTACCTCATCGCCTTGGCCTTGTGGGCGCTGATGACGCGATTTGCCTCCGCTTTGGAGAGCTTTATCTCGATCAGCTGATTATAGCGCTGCTTGCAAACGGGCAGCTCCTCGGCGACAAGCCGGCTCCAATCCTGATACTGATGTGTTATGGAGCCCAGTTTGCGCACCCGTCGATTCTCCTGGCAGAGCTGATTGCGCATCTTGTTTAGCAGACCGCGCATTAGGCGATAATTGCAGATCAACTCGTCGATCTCGCATTGAAGCTGATGATGGGCATGCTGGAGATTGCGCACCTCCAGCTGTTCTTCACAGTTGAGCGGATCCTTTTGGGCAtcgggcagcggcagctctTTATCCGCCAGCTTTTCCTGATCTGGGCTGGAATCCTTTTTGATCTTGGCTGACTTCACTCTGCACTGCTTAAATTCGAATACCCCGAGCTCCGGAATCGGTGTCGCCGATGTTTCCGGCTCCTGCTCGGTGGAGTAGTCCGAGATGTCCAGTTCCATTTGGGCCTCTTTGCGCTGCTTGATCACCAGCTGCATTTGCTCGATGCGTCGTATTAGGCAATCCAAATCTCCAACCAGCAGCATGGTGCGATCCTCGTCGTCGGTGCGATCCTCACTTAACAGCTGATCGAAGCtcagctcctgctcctcctcctcgtcgtTGGCCGTGAAGCTGACCTCGTCGTCATAATGAAAGATCTCGATTTTGCGACA
This window of the Drosophila virilis strain 15010-1051.87 chromosome X, Dvir_AGI_RSII-ME, whole genome shotgun sequence genome carries:
- the LOC6634809 gene encoding uncharacterized protein, with protein sequence MTTITVEDSEDKIIERLGDCDKVPVDYMDLLSHRVRCRKIEIFHYDDEVSFTANDEEEEQELSFDQLLSEDRTDDEDRTMLLVGDLDCLIRRIEQMQLVIKQRKEAQMELDISDYSTEQEPETSATPIPELGVFEFKQCRVKSAKIKKDSSPDQEKLADKELPLPDAQKDPLNCEEQLEVRNLQHAHHQLQCEIDELICNYRLMRGLLNKMRNQLCQENRRVRKLGSITHQYQDWSRLVAEELPVCKQRYNQLIEIKLSKAEANRVISAHKAKAMRYSNTFLTSRQLRYELREFHSEIEELKEYASDLRKEMIRRFSSIEHETGLRASNRLQSSISNQVDL